One part of the Vanessa cardui chromosome 2, ilVanCard2.1, whole genome shotgun sequence genome encodes these proteins:
- the LOC124539840 gene encoding pre-rRNA-processing protein TSR2 homolog: MLYDDFKPIVDLVFNNWTALQLAVEHGMGAPGGEKTAQLMSVYVARYCVENVVDRDDLTELLEDLMDEEFETVCHDNSPKEVSSLLVFFLGLLKEGRHDELRSHIEAMPKCQKWLSEPIHESVPPQCHGNPDDDTTSSDDDDDEEEQSQPNTEVATTSNHADGVEPMDEDDLEPGWTVVRTRRRN; encoded by the exons ATGTTATACGACGACTTTAAACCTATAGTAGACCTCGTGTTTAATAATTGGACGGCTTTACAGCTGGCCGTTGAACATGGGATGGGTGCTCCAGGCGGTGAAAAG aCGGCGCAATTAATGTCAGTGTACGTAGCGAGGTATTGTGTTGAAAATGTGGTAGATAGAGATGATTTAACAGAACTCTTAGAAGACTTGATGGACGAAGAGTTTGAAACCGTATGTCACGATAACTCGCCTAAAG AAGTTTCGTCACTTCTTGTTTTCTTCCTTGGACTGTTGAAAGAAGGACGGCATGATGAGCTACGTAGTCACATAGAAGCTATGcctaaatgtcaaaaatggctTAGTGAACCAATTCATGAGTCCGTTCCACCACAG TGCCATGGTAATCCTGATGATGATACTACAAGTagtgacgatgatgatgatgaagaggAACAGAGTCAGCCTAATACAGAAGTAGCAACAACATCTAATCATGCAGATGGAGTTGAACCTATGGACGAAGATGACTTGGAACCTGGCTGGACCGTTGTTCGGACACGCAGGCGAAATTGA
- the LOC124539449 gene encoding tubulin beta chain — protein MREIVHIQAGQCGNQIGAKFWEVISDEHGIDPTGAYQGDCDLQLERINVYYNEASGCKYVPRAILVDLEPGTMDSVRSGPFGQIFRPDNFVFGQSGAGNNWAKGHYTEGAELVDSVLDVVRKEAEGCDCLQGFQLTHSLGGGTGSGMGTLLISKIREEYPDRIMNTFSVVPSPKVSDTVVEPYNATLSVHQLVENTDETYCIDNEALYDICFRTLKLTTPTYGDLNHLVSATMSGVTTCLRFPGQLNADLRKLAVNMVPFPRLHFFMPGFAPLTSRGSQQYRALSVPELTQQMFDAKNMMAACDPRHGRYLTVAAVFRGRMSMKEVDEQMLNIQNKNSTYFVEWIPNNVKTAVCDIPPRGLKMSATFIGNTTAIQELFKRISEQFTAMFRRKAFLHWYTGEGMDEMEFTEAESNMNDLVSEYQQYQDATADDEGDFDEDVEEE, from the exons ATGAGGGAAATCGTTCATATCCAAGCTGGACAATGCGGAAATCAAATTGGAGCAAAG TTCTGGGAAGTAATATCAGATGAACACGGAATCGACCCAACAGGCGCCTACCAAGGAGACTGCGATTTGCAATTAGAACGTATCAATGTTTATTACAACGAGGCGTCCGGCTGCAAGTATGTCCCTCGCGCTATTCTCGTCGACCTGGAACCTGGCACAATGGATTCTGTTCGCTCAGGACCATTCGGACAAATCTTTCGACCAGACAACTTTGTATTTGGGCAATCTGGAGCCGGTAACAATTGGGCTAAGGGTCATTACACCGAAGGAGCAGAGTTAGTTGATTCGGTTCTAGACGTTGTTCGTAAAGAAGCTGAAGGGTGTGATTGCTTACAAGGGTTTCAACTGACTCATTCTCTAGGGGGTGGCACGGGATCAGGAATGGGTACGTTGCTCATTTCAAAGATAAGAGAAGAGTATCCAGACAgaataatgaatacattttcAGTAGTCCCAAGTCCGAAAGTATCAGACACAGTTGTAGAACCCTACAATGCCACTTTATCAGTCCATCAGCTCGTAGAAAATACAGATGAGACCTATTGTATTGACAATGAAGCTTTATATGACATTTGCTTCCGAACGCTGAAGTTAACGACTCCGACCTATGGAGACTTGAACCATTTGGTATCCGCTACAATGTCCGGCGTGACAACTTGCTTGCGCTTCCCGGGACAGTTGAACGCAGATTTACGGAAACTTGCGGTAAATATGGTGCCATTCCCACGCTTACACTTCTTTATGCCTGGATTTGCACCTCTAACGTCACGCGGAAGCCAACAATATAGAGCATTAAGCGTACCTGAACTTACGCAACAAATGTTTGACGCAAAGAACATGATGGCAGCTTGCGACCCGCGTCATGGTCGATACCTAACTGTTGCCGCAGTCTTTCGTGGTCGCATGTCCATGAAGGAGGTGGATGAACAGAtgctaaatatacaaaacaagaATAGCACTTATTTCGTGGAGTGGATTCCAAATAATGTAAAGACAGCCGTTTGCGATATTCCGCCACGTGGCCTTAAAATGTCTGCAACGTTTATTGGCAACACAACAGCCAttcaagaattatttaaaaggaTATCTGAACAGTTTACAGCTATGTTTAGGAGAAAAGCGTTTTTGCACTGGTACACAGGTGAAGGCATGGATGAAATGGAATTCACAGAAGCGGAAAGCAATATGAACGACCTCGTATCAGAATACCAACAATACCAGGATGCAACAGCTGATGATGAGGGGGATTTCGATGAAGATGTCGAGGAGgagtaa
- the LOC124541784 gene encoding alpha-1,2-mannosyltransferase ALG9 has product MPLTARQRSIHNKNGAKRSASFSKGKRSRKSSEGEYLYTSAPTDLRSVAYPGGAVALFLLISARLASAFWGQIADCDETYNYWEPLHYLVYGNGLQTWEYSPTYAIRSYMPLWLFAVPAKILSYVTTPVSVFYSLRALLAILSACAELMFYKAVCHEFGVHVGRVWLCLTLPAAGCFASTAAMLPSAWSSALVSAALACWWRKRYPPAVLFTAATVLLSWPFTALLGVPIAIDMLFLKKQYIDFFKWSLIALIVILLPTVVVDSWQYGRLVVAPWNIVAYNIFTEHGPDLYGVEPWTYYFVNGFLNFNIVWVLSLSAPALLLGVAAVCRPTRAAFCAPYALSLLPLALWLAVFLAQPHKEERFLYPVYSMVVLAGAISLDCLQKLTFAVGTELFRWRKERERRHYIVYTGPLVVMCVLLAGVASLSRITALYNHYQGPMTILRHLPEQQDNQMNVCFGKEWYRSPSSFHLPDSYRIRFIPSEFAGQLPAPYDDGHNATRIIHPHFNDQNKGDNRTYLQPSECHYLVDSDIGTPTTLQPPYHKNVNTWEIVASVPILDAAKSHKIFRAFYIPVLSNKNVVYANLYLLRNKIISN; this is encoded by the exons ATGCCATTAACAGCGCGACAACGtagtattcataataaaaatggagCCAAGAGATCGGCTAGCTTTAGCAAAGGCAAACGATCGCGCAAGTCTAGTGAAGg GGAGTACCTGTACACGAGTGCTCCGACAGATTTACGCAGTGTAGCATACCCTGGTGGTGCGGTAgcattatttctattaatctCAGCAAGACTGGCTTCAGCTTTTTGGGGGCAAATAGCTGACTGTGATGAAACATATAACTACTGGGAACCTTTACACTACTTAG TTTATGGCAATGGCTTGCAGACATGGGAATATAGTCCTACATATGCCATTCGCTCATACATGCCGCTGTGGTTGTTTGCAGTGCCAGCAAAAATATTGTCTTATGTGACAACTCCAGTGTCTGTTTTTTACAGTCTAAGAGCTTTACTTGCAATTTTGTCTGCATGTGCGGAACTTATGTTCTATAA AGCGGTTTGCCATGAATTTGGAGTTCATGTAGGAAGGGTGTGGCTATGTTTAACACTTCCAGCAGCAGGATGTTTTGCATCAACGGCTGCAATGCTGCCCTCAGCTTGGAGTTCAGCCTTGGTATCAGCGGCTTTGGCATGTTGGTGGAGGAAACGATACCCTCCTGCTGTGCTATTCACAGCGGCAACTGTGTTATTGA gTTGGCCATTCACTGCACTTTTAGGGGTACCAATAGCAATTGATATGCTGTTCCTCAAAAAACAGTACATAGATTTCTTCAAATGGTCCCTCATAGCCCTGATTGTCATTTTATTACCAACTGTGGTGGTGGATTCGTGGCAATATGGGCGACTAGTCGTTGCTCCGTGGAATATAGTTGCATACAATATATTCACCGAACATGGTCCTGACTTATATGGTGTGGAACCGTGGACATATTATTTCGTTAACGGATTTCTGAACTTTAATATTGTTTGg GTGCTGTCGCTGTCGGCGCCGGCGCTGCTGCTGGGTGTGGCGGCGGTGTGCCGGCCGACGCGCGCGGCGTTCTGCGCGCCGTACGCGCTGAGCCTGCTGCCGCTGGCGCTGTGGCTCGCCGTGTTCCTCGCGCAGCCGCACAAGGAGGAGAG GTTCCTGTACCCGGTGTACAGCATGGTGGTGCTGGCGGGCGCGATCTCGCTCGACTGCCTGCAGAAGCTGACGTTCGCGGTGGGCACGGAGCTGTTCCGCTGGCGCAAGGAGAGAGAGAGACGGCACTACATCGTGTACACGGGCCCGCTTGTCGTCATGTGCGTCTTGCTGGCCGGGGTCGCGA gtTTATCACGCATAACAGCTCTATACAATCACTATCAAGGTCCAATGACGATACTCCGCCATTTACCCGAGCAACAAGACAATCAGATGAATGTGTGCTTCGGTAAGGAGTGGTACCGTTCACCGTCGAGCTTCCACCTCCCAGACTCGTACAGGATACGTTTTATACCGAGTGAATTTGCCGGTCAGCTCCCTGCGCCTTATGATGATGGACATAATG CTACCCGTATTATCCATCCGCACTTCAACGACCAAAACAAGGGGGACAATCGAACCTACTTACAGCCTAGCGAATGCCACTACCTCGTCGACTCGGATATTGGGACCCCCACCACATTACAGCCCCCCTACCATAAAAACGTTAACACGTGGGAGATCGTAGCATCAGTGCCGATATTGGATGCGGCAAAATCACACAAAATATTCAGAGCATTCTATATTCCAGTGTTATCGAACAAAAATGTCGTTTACGCGAATTTGTATCTATtaaggaataaaattataagcaatTAG
- the LOC124540089 gene encoding tubulin beta chain-like, with product MREIVHIQVGRCGNQIGSKFWEVISDEHGITPDGCYSGDSELQLERINVYYNEAAGNKYVPRAVLVDLEPGTMDSLRAAPYGQIFRPDNIVYGMTGAGNNWAKGHYTEGADLLESVLDIVRKEAEGCDCLQGFQVVHSIGGGTGSGLGTLLLSNLREEYADRIILTFSIVPSPRVSDTVVEPYNATLSINQLIENSDQSFCIDNEALYDICFRTLRLQTPTYGDLNHLVSATMSGVTTCLRFPGQLNADLRKLAVNMVPFPRLHFFMPGFAPLTARGSQKYRALTVPELTLQMFDSKNMMAACDPRRGRYLTVAAIFRGRMSMKEVDEQMLNIQNKNKDYFVKWIPHNVKIAVCDIPPRGLKMSATFIGNTTAIQEIFKRISEQFASMFRKKAFVHWYTGEGMDEADFSEADNNLNDLISEYQQYQDATIDDQEFENEEDDRAPSEESIE from the exons ATGAGGGAAATAGTTCACATTCAAGTTGGAAGATGCGGAAATCAGATTGGATCAAAG TTCTGGGAAGTTATATCAGACGAACACGGTATCACTCCCGACGGCTGTTACTCTGGTGACTCGGAACTCCAACTTGAacgtataaatgtatattataacgaGGCTGCTGGTAATAAGTACGTGCCACGAGCTGTTCTGGTCGACCTTGAACCTGGCACCATGGATTCTCTACGAGCTGCACCGTATGGACAAATATTCCGCCCCGATAATATTGTCTACGGTATGACCGGTGCAGGCAATAATTGGGCGAAGGGACACTACACAGAAGGCGCAGATTTGCTTGAGTCAGTTCTTGATATTGTTAGGAAAGAAGCTGAGGGCTGTGACTGCCTTCAGGGATTCCAAGTTGTCCATTCCATAGGAGGTGGTACTGGTTCGGGCCTAGGCACTCTGTTACTATCAAATCTAAGAGAGGAATACGCTGATAGGATAATTTTAACTTTCTCTATAGTACCAAGTCCCAGAGTTTCAGATACCGTGGTAGAACCATATAACGCAACACTGTCTATCAACCAATTAATTGAGAATTCTGATCAATCATTCTGTATAGATAACGAAGCACTATACGACATTTGCTTCAGAACTTTACGACTGCAAACACCGACGTATGGTGATTTGAACCATTTGGTATCGGCGACGATGTCGGGTGTGACGACGTGTCTGCGGTTTCCGGGGCAGCTGAACGCAGATTTACGAAAGCTGGCTGTTAATATGGTACCATTTCCTCGGTTGCACTTTTTCATGCCAGGATTCGCACCGCTCACTGCTCGTGGCAGTCAAAAATATCGCGCTCTCACTGTGCCCGAACTCACGCTACAGATGTTCGATTCTAAAAACATGATGGCCGCCTGTGACCCACGTCGTGGTAGATATCTAACTGTTGCAGCTATTTTCCGCGGACGCATGTCCATGAAGGAAGTAGACGAACAGATGCTGAacattcaaaacaaaaacaaagattaCTTCGTTAAATGGATACCTCATAACGTTAAAATTGCAGTATGTGATATACCTCCTCGAGGTTTGAAAATGTCAGCAACTTTCATCGGCAATACGACTGCTATCCAGGagatttttaaaagaatttcaGAACAGTTCGCATCAATGTTCAGAAAAAAAGCCTTCGTTCATTGGTATACTGGTGAAGGTATGGATGAGGCTGACTTTTCAGAGGCAGACAATAATCTTAATGACTTAATTTCTGAATATCAACAGTATCAAGATGCAACAATAGATGATCAAGAATTTGAAAACGAAGAAGACGATAGAGCACCAAGCGAAGAAAGTATTGAGTGA
- the LOC124539438 gene encoding tubulin beta-4B chain-like translates to MREIINLQVGSCGNQIGGKFWEVISDEHGVDPSGCYHGDSDLQLERINVYYNEASGGKYVPRTVLIDLKPSTMDAVRSGPFGCLYRPDNFVYGQGGAANNWARGHYTEGVEILESVLDVVRREAEGCDCMQGFQVSHSLGGGTGSGLGTLLINRIREEYPDRIILSFSIFPSARVSDCVVEPYNTTLAVNQLVENTDHTFSLDNEALYDICFRTLKLTTPTYGDLNHLVCATMSGITTCLRFPGQLNADLRKLAVNMVPFPRLHFYTPGFAPLTSRGAQQYRALTVPELTLQMFDAKNMMVACDPRHGRYLTVATIFRGRMSMKEVDEQIMNIQNKNSTYFVEWIPNNCKIAVCDIPPRGLKMASTFIGNTTAIQVVFKRISEQFVAMFRRKAFLHWYTGEGMDEMEFTEAESNMNDLISEYQQYQDATADDEGEFDEEAEGEEGLEE, encoded by the exons ATGAGAGAAATAATCAATCTTCAAGTTGGTTCGTGTGGGAATCAAATCGGAGGAAAG TTTTGGGAAGTGATCTCTgacgagcatggcgttgatccCAGCGGCTGTTACCACGGTGACTCGGATCTGCAGCTGGAACGAATCAACGTCTATTACAATGAAGCGTCTGGTGGCAAATATGTCCCAAGAACTGTATTGATAGATCTTAAACCTTCAACTATGGATGCAGTTCGATCTGGACCGTTCGGTTGTCTCTACCGTCCCGATAACTTTGTGTACGGACAAGGTGGCGCGGCTAACAACTGGGCGAGAGGGCATTACACCGAAGGCGTCGAGATCCTCGAATCTGTACTCGATGTTGTTCGACGTGAAGCCGAAGGTTGCGACTGTATGCAAGGCTTCCAAGTAAGCCACTCGTTGGGTGGCGGGACAGGCTCTGGCTTGGGCACGTTGCTCATCAATCGCATTCGAGAAGAGTATCCCGATCGGATCATCCTTTCATTCTCGATATTCCCCAGCGCGCGAGTCTCTGACTGTGTTGTCGAGCCATACAATACAACACTAGCAGTAAACCAGCTTGTGGAAAATACTGACCATACGTTTAGTTTGGATAACGAAGCTCTATATGACATATGTTTCAGAACGTTAAAACTTACAACACCAACTTATGGCGACCTAAATCATTTGGTATGCGCAACGATGTCTGGTATCACAACGTGTCTTCGTTTTCCCGGACAGTTAAATGCGGATTTGCGAAAGTTGGCCGTCAATATGGTGCCCTTCCCACGCCTACATTTCTATACACCTGGCTTTGCTCCGCTTACGTCTAGAGGTGCGCAGCAATACAGAGCTCTAACTGTTCCAGAATTAACATTACAAATGTTTGATGCAAAGAACATGATGGTTGCATGTGACCCTCGCCATGGGAGGTACCTCACTGTGGCTACAATATTCAGAGGCCGAATGTCTATGAAAGAGGTTGATGaacaaataatgaatatacaaaataaaaatagcactTATTTTGTTGAATGGATTCCAAATAATTGCAAAATAGCCGTCTGTGATATACCTCCTCGTGGATTAAAGATGGCGTCAACATTCATAGGCAACACGACGGCGATACAAGTAGTTTTTAAAAGGATATCGGAACAGTTTGTTGCGATGTTCAGGCGGAAAGCCTTCTTGCACTGGTATACCGGAGAAGGTATGGATGAAATGGAATTTACGGAGGCTGAAAGTAATATGAATGATCTAATATCAGAGTACCAACAATATCAAGACGCGACCGCTGATGACGAAGGAGAATTCGACGAAGAGGCGGAAGGCGAAGAAGGGTtagaagaataa